The Nocardioides ochotonae genome segment CCTGCATCGCGGTCATGCTCTCCCCGCCGGGGAACGCGGCGGCGGAGGGCTGGGTCTGGACCACCTTCCACAGCTTCTCCTGGGCGAGGTCCTTGATCGCGCGGCCCTGCCACTCGCCGTAGTCGCACTCGGTGATCCCACGGTCGGTCACCACCGGCGGCGCGTCCTCGCGCCCGGCCAGCAGCGCCCGGGTGGTCTGGCGGCAGCGCTCCAGGGGGCTCGTGACGACCAGGGAGATCGGTACGTCGCCGAGCCGGGCACCGGCCCGCGCCGCCTGCTGCTGCCCGGTGCTGTCGAGGCGGACCCCCGGCGTACGGCCGGCGAGGGTGCCGGAGGCGTTCGCGGTGGTGCGCCCGTGCCGCACGAGGATGAGGGTGGCCATGGCGCGGACTGTAGCCGGGCATGCGGAGGCCTCCGCGTGGCTAACGTGTCCAGATGATCGTCGACTGCGCCTTCTACCGCCACGGAGTCCGGGTCCCGGAGACCTTCGACGTCAGCGACCTCGCCCGAGTCCTGAGCGCGCGGGACCGCGACAAGGGCGACTTCCTGTGGGTGGGCGTCCACGAGCCCACGCCCTCGGAGCTGCACGCGATCGCCGACCAGTTGGGCTTCCACCCGCTGGCCACCGAGGACGCCCTCAAGGCCCACCAGCGGCCCAAGCTGGAGCGCTACGAGGGCATGCTCTTCCTGGTGCTCAAGACGCTCAGCTACATCGACGCCGAGGACGCCGTCGAGACCGGCGAGATCAGCCTGTTCGTCGGCGAGGGGTACGTCGTGACCGTGCGGCACGGCGCGGGCAGCGAGTTGAGCGTGACCCGCGCCCACCTCGAGGAGGTCTCCGACGTCCTGGGCCGCGGGCCGGCGGCGGTCGTGTACGCCGTGTGCGACAAGGTCGTCGACGACTACACCCAGGTGGCCCACTTCCTGGAGGAGGACGTCGACGAGGTGGAGCAGTCGGTGTTCTCCCCGGAGCGCACCCGCGACTCCGAGCGCATCTACACCCTCAAGCGCGAGATCGCGGAGGCCCGGCGCGCGATCCAGCCGCTGAAGGCCCCGATGCAGTCCTGCGCGGAGGGACGGATCGCCGGCATCAACGGCGACGTGGCGCCGTACTTCCGCGACATCACCGACCACCTCAACCGGGTCGGGGAGACCGTGGACAACCTCGAGCAGCTGCTGTCCGCGGCGTTCGACGCGCACGTCGCCCAGATCTCGGTGCAGCAGAACGACGACATGCGCACCATCTCCGCCGGCGCGGCGCTGGTGGTGGTGCCGACGCTGATCGCCGGGATCTACGGCATGAACTTCAAGTACATGCCCGAACTCGACTGGCGCTTCGGCTACCCGTTCGCGCTGCTGCTGATGGTGGGCGCCGCGGCGGTGCTGTGGGTGTGCTTCAAGCGCTCCGGGTGGCTCTGAGCTCTGAGCGCCCGGCGTCCGGCGCCGATCAGGCGGTGAGCACTCCGGTGCCGAGCAGGATCAGGACCAGCGCACCCAGCGCCACCCGGTAGATCACGAACGGGGTGTAGGAGCGCGTCGAGACGTAGCGCAGCAGCCAGGCGATCGCGGCGTAGCCGACGATGAAGGACACGATCGTCGCCACGATCGTGGGGGTCCAGCCGTAGGGGTTGTCCCCGCCGGGGATCTCCTTGAGCTGGAAGACGCCGGCGCCGACCACGGCCGGGATGGCGAGCAGGAACGCGTAGCGGGTGGCGGCCTCGCGCTCGTAGCCGAGGACGCGGCCCATCGAGATCGTGGCGCCGGAGCGGGAGACGCCGGGGATCAGCGCGCAGGCCTGCGCGACGCCCATCAGGATGGCGTCGCGGACGTTGATCTGCTTGATCTGCTTGGAGTTGCTGCTGAACTTGTCGGCCAGGCCGAGCACGATGCCGAGCACGATCAGCGTGACGCCGATGACCCACAGGCTGCGGAACTCGTTCTCGATGATGTCCTTGAGCGCGATGCCCAGGATCACGATCGGCAGCGACCCGATGATGATGAACCAGCCCATCCGGGCGTCCAGGGTGCCGCGGTACTCCGGCTTCACCAAGGACTTCAGCCACGCGGTGGCGATGCGCCAGATGTCCTTGCGGAAGTAGATGAGCACCGCGAGCTCGGTGCCGATCTGGACCACCGCGGTGAACGCGGCTCCGGGGTCGCCCCAACCGAACATCTCGGGGTAGATGCGCAGGTGCGCACTGCTCGAGATCGGGAGGAACTCCGTGAGTCCCTGGATGGTGCCGAGCACGATGGCTTGGAAGAGTTCCCACACGGGCGGGCAGCCTACGCGGGCCCGAACCGCGTGCCGCCGACGGCGTCCGTGAGTGGGACCACTACGTTTCTGCCATGCAGCTCAGGTCCCTCGGCCAGACCGGTCTCCGCGTGTCCCGTCTCGGCCTCGGCACGATGACGTGGGGACGCGACACCGACGAGCACGAGGCGCGCGACCAGCTGATCGCGTTCGCCGAGGCCGGCGGCACGCTCCTCGACACCGCGGCCAGCTATGGCGACGGCGCCGCCGAGGAGCTGATCGGCTCCCTCATCGGCGACGTCGTGGCACGCGACGAGATCGTGCTCGCCACCAAGGCGGGACTGGTACGCCGCGGGGACTCCCGTCGTGTCGACACCTCCCGCGGTCACCTGCTGCCCGCGCTGGACCGCTCCCTCAAGCGGCTGGGCGTGGACCACGTGGACCTGTGGCAGGTGCACGTGTGGAGCGACCGCACGCCGCTGG includes the following:
- a CDS encoding histidine phosphatase family protein, with product MATLILVRHGRTTANASGTLAGRTPGVRLDSTGQQQAARAGARLGDVPISLVVTSPLERCRQTTRALLAGREDAPPVVTDRGITECDYGEWQGRAIKDLAQEKLWKVVQTQPSAAAFPGGESMTAMQARAVGAVRRRDAQVEAEHGPHAVWVAVSHGDIIKAVLADALGMHLDLFQRLHVDPASISIVRYTESRPYVLATNSHAGDLSWLRPPADAADDASATGTDALVGGGAGPAATGRDGS
- the corA gene encoding magnesium/cobalt transporter CorA, with the protein product MIVDCAFYRHGVRVPETFDVSDLARVLSARDRDKGDFLWVGVHEPTPSELHAIADQLGFHPLATEDALKAHQRPKLERYEGMLFLVLKTLSYIDAEDAVETGEISLFVGEGYVVTVRHGAGSELSVTRAHLEEVSDVLGRGPAAVVYAVCDKVVDDYTQVAHFLEEDVDEVEQSVFSPERTRDSERIYTLKREIAEARRAIQPLKAPMQSCAEGRIAGINGDVAPYFRDITDHLNRVGETVDNLEQLLSAAFDAHVAQISVQQNDDMRTISAGAALVVVPTLIAGIYGMNFKYMPELDWRFGYPFALLLMVGAAAVLWVCFKRSGWL
- a CDS encoding undecaprenyl-diphosphate phosphatase, whose protein sequence is MWELFQAIVLGTIQGLTEFLPISSSAHLRIYPEMFGWGDPGAAFTAVVQIGTELAVLIYFRKDIWRIATAWLKSLVKPEYRGTLDARMGWFIIIGSLPIVILGIALKDIIENEFRSLWVIGVTLIVLGIVLGLADKFSSNSKQIKQINVRDAILMGVAQACALIPGVSRSGATISMGRVLGYEREAATRYAFLLAIPAVVGAGVFQLKEIPGGDNPYGWTPTIVATIVSFIVGYAAIAWLLRYVSTRSYTPFVIYRVALGALVLILLGTGVLTA